A stretch of the Kroppenstedtia eburnea genome encodes the following:
- a CDS encoding DNRLRE domain-containing protein: MTPQLLKKLSWISVLVIIALVGATLLPDYAEAYAAKKARQEQANRKHEIVDLRTENSKTYVKGDNTYVLEQYLEPIHFKEKGHWEEIDNRITTVSSTQALDTDLSYQNKANRYRVGFAKNSRANKLVRFQLGQAGVDFGLTKDAQSTNAVVKNNQLTYRDVYPDTHLVYYADNTGIKEEWVLDKYNGQSVFTLTLNTRGVTAEQQKDGSIHFVDAKGKVQFSIPRPFMVDQNLRSSDEVSYTIRKEGNTTYLDLKVDEGWLKEPDRAFPVRLDPSLEIKTGNFDTFVGEAQPTSNFYNYTYLTVGKNPDHGRSRAFLKFKLQPLLSGAKIISSRFSMYQALNNSNTERINVHPVTESWINSTVTWNTQPAVGAAVSHQDVTGPGWTHWYLTDLTKDWYSGKTMNRGISLRMATEMNDRKSWHSMNYTTDTSLRPKLTVMYEIDPLGVESFWTTAVSNVNTYNGNFFLPETDVSIPGRGIPASVERAYNSRAANSGIFGTGWTSNLEQKLTDNTEPKTTDHENGPILYTDPDGTPHTFAPNWDGGTYSAPGGVYLELEKKSDGTYILEDTDQTKYQFNTSGRLTSITDANNNKTTIGYTGSNPTSITDASGRKVTLSYNTDNRVSNVTDPAGRSVEYTYDATGNLKTVTQKDAAGKVMSTVTYGYDAGHRMTSIKDPNGNVETIEYDSGDRVKKISHPLTVDGQVKTATSSFLYDATNRITTVTNPKGTPTVYTHNEYGNVIQITQDPSGLNYKQTFQYNDKNELVSEKDANANAKGSDATYNYTYDGKGNLTSVTNPLNEKSTTEYDENNNPVKETDPEGNTTINEYDDKGNPTSSTDPVEKSSATKVDSYGNVIEETAPISPGDNLARNGSFEIDRNSDNWPDDWYQWTASGATKVTWTNGGLVVDGITLGKKRMQIVSPGEDTLIGNSKLIPYDPKKAYFVSGYVSTSSAQGIAGIQATGYDANGNITKRIKSNEISGTHSPTRLHVAVEPDAFPTGTTTFRIRAYVFGKNGQYDGTYRFDGLQVEEGFYGAYNLVENSGFERDDDPKDTVPDRWFMSPETETADGVTTAEQHTGKSSGKLVGKTNLWKSYYQDLPVSGAAGAIFTVSGFSKVSGPKKDGGIYGYIIKTYQGSTEQETFTYHFNKNKSHDWEHKAAQIKATKPFDRIRVHFEYSQQTGTAWFDTAKVIPGSITTTHEYDAKSNYETKTADPQGRVVESGYDAVGNVTSEKKGADTTTFTYDGLDRLTHVTDVKQGETSYRYDPNGNKTQVTNARGKTTTFEYNEMDEVRKITDPLGQSVLFSYDLNGNQTKVTQPNGDTVETGYNAVDRETSVSHNGTKKYSFEYDANGNVTQETDEAKNESTTFTYDDDNKLKTVTEPGSNKTEYTHDKNGNVTQQKLTAGTSTVTQGMGYNEVDQLTQVTENGKKRAIYTYDENDRVTSRKNEDGTVSLFHYNGAGDLVHQVVLDKDGKEREKYTYSFDSKGNITQVKDSKGTTSYVYDQLDQLIKETRPDGTVTEYTYDAAGNRLTKKVTKGGTTTTTNYSYDDADQLTQVDGQAHTFDKNGNLTHDGKRTYVYDAENRLTAVKEGDKTLASFTYRADGMRKTMTTSTGTITFHYDENNNVTYETDQDNQIVAHYTYGANNELVGMTRGGKTYYYQTNYRGDVTALTDSTGAVVASYEYDAFGNLLKKTGTLENPYLYAGYRYDEGTGLYYLQSRYYNPEMGRFLTRDAFEGFEDEQLSLNQYAYTHNNPVVGVDPDGYWVIPVLRELLKQGVKQGAKKGAKKAVKKSTKNTKKKSSTKKRSSRPPAKRYYFKSKKAAYEAAKRAGKGKRPIHHPHDKHGPHYHPNVPAPKHYTPKKPDPHDHYFYPKGRR, translated from the coding sequence ATGACACCCCAGCTACTGAAAAAACTGTCCTGGATTTCCGTGTTGGTCATCATCGCTTTGGTCGGAGCCACACTGTTGCCGGATTATGCAGAAGCCTACGCAGCAAAAAAAGCACGACAGGAACAAGCGAACCGGAAACATGAGATCGTCGACCTGCGCACAGAGAATTCCAAAACCTACGTCAAGGGCGATAATACATACGTTTTGGAACAGTATCTGGAGCCGATCCATTTCAAGGAGAAGGGCCACTGGGAGGAGATCGACAACCGGATTACAACGGTTTCATCTACTCAGGCCTTGGATACAGACCTTTCCTATCAGAACAAAGCCAATCGCTACCGGGTCGGCTTCGCCAAGAACAGCCGGGCGAACAAACTGGTTCGGTTCCAACTGGGACAAGCCGGGGTCGATTTCGGACTGACAAAGGACGCCCAGTCGACGAATGCCGTGGTCAAGAACAACCAGCTCACCTACCGGGACGTGTATCCGGACACCCACCTGGTTTACTATGCGGACAACACCGGGATCAAGGAAGAGTGGGTGCTGGACAAGTACAACGGACAATCGGTCTTCACCCTGACCCTGAACACCCGGGGAGTGACCGCCGAGCAACAAAAGGACGGCTCCATCCACTTTGTGGATGCCAAAGGAAAGGTCCAATTCAGCATTCCCCGTCCCTTCATGGTGGATCAGAATCTCCGATCCTCCGACGAGGTGAGCTACACGATCCGGAAGGAAGGAAACACCACCTACCTGGATCTGAAGGTGGATGAAGGGTGGCTGAAAGAACCCGACCGGGCATTTCCTGTGCGATTGGACCCGTCGCTGGAGATCAAAACCGGCAACTTTGACACCTTTGTTGGGGAAGCCCAGCCGACCTCCAACTTCTACAACTATACTTACTTGACCGTGGGGAAGAATCCCGACCATGGACGGAGCCGGGCCTTTCTCAAGTTTAAATTGCAACCCTTGTTGAGCGGGGCCAAGATCATCTCCTCCCGGTTCAGCATGTACCAGGCATTAAATAACAGCAACACCGAAAGAATCAATGTGCACCCGGTCACGGAAAGTTGGATCAACTCCACAGTGACCTGGAACACCCAACCGGCAGTGGGCGCAGCCGTTTCCCATCAGGATGTCACCGGTCCCGGGTGGACTCACTGGTATCTGACCGATCTGACCAAAGACTGGTACAGTGGCAAGACGATGAACCGCGGGATCTCACTGCGCATGGCTACCGAGATGAATGACCGGAAATCCTGGCACTCCATGAATTACACCACCGACACCTCCCTGCGGCCGAAGCTGACCGTGATGTACGAGATTGACCCCCTCGGTGTCGAAAGCTTCTGGACGACGGCGGTGAGCAATGTCAACACGTACAATGGGAATTTTTTCTTACCGGAAACGGATGTCAGCATACCCGGCCGCGGCATCCCGGCCTCCGTCGAACGGGCTTACAACAGCCGGGCCGCGAACAGCGGCATCTTCGGCACAGGTTGGACCTCCAACTTGGAGCAGAAACTGACGGACAACACCGAACCCAAAACCACTGACCACGAGAACGGACCCATCCTGTATACCGATCCAGATGGAACTCCTCACACTTTCGCTCCCAACTGGGACGGAGGCACGTACAGCGCACCGGGCGGAGTCTATCTGGAGCTGGAAAAGAAAAGTGACGGAACCTACATCCTGGAAGATACCGATCAGACCAAATACCAGTTCAACACCTCCGGGCGACTGACCTCGATCACGGATGCCAACAACAATAAGACCACCATCGGCTATACCGGTTCCAATCCGACCAGTATCACCGATGCTTCCGGACGCAAGGTGACTCTGAGCTACAACACAGACAACCGGGTCAGCAATGTAACAGATCCGGCGGGCCGTAGCGTGGAGTACACCTATGATGCGACCGGCAACCTGAAAACGGTGACCCAAAAAGACGCCGCCGGAAAAGTGATGTCCACGGTCACGTACGGATATGATGCCGGGCATCGCATGACTTCCATCAAAGATCCGAACGGGAACGTAGAAACCATCGAATACGACAGCGGGGATCGGGTGAAAAAGATATCTCATCCCCTGACGGTGGATGGGCAAGTGAAGACCGCCACCTCCTCCTTTCTGTATGACGCGACGAATCGGATCACCACAGTCACCAATCCGAAGGGAACGCCGACGGTCTACACCCACAATGAATACGGCAACGTGATCCAGATCACCCAGGATCCCAGCGGTCTCAACTACAAGCAGACCTTCCAGTATAACGACAAAAACGAACTGGTCAGTGAAAAAGATGCCAATGCTAACGCCAAGGGCAGCGACGCCACGTATAATTACACTTATGATGGCAAGGGCAACCTGACCAGCGTCACCAATCCGCTGAATGAGAAATCGACCACGGAATACGACGAAAACAATAATCCGGTGAAGGAGACGGATCCGGAAGGAAACACCACGATCAATGAATACGATGACAAGGGCAATCCCACCTCCAGCACCGATCCGGTGGAAAAGTCTTCGGCGACCAAGGTGGACTCTTACGGCAACGTCATCGAAGAGACGGCCCCCATAAGCCCGGGGGACAACCTGGCCCGCAATGGCAGCTTCGAGATCGACCGAAACAGCGACAACTGGCCGGATGACTGGTACCAGTGGACCGCCAGCGGCGCGACCAAGGTGACCTGGACCAACGGCGGGCTGGTCGTGGACGGGATCACCCTGGGTAAAAAACGGATGCAAATCGTCAGCCCCGGGGAAGACACCCTGATCGGAAACAGCAAGTTGATCCCCTATGATCCCAAGAAAGCCTATTTTGTCAGTGGCTATGTTTCCACGTCCAGTGCCCAAGGGATCGCCGGAATCCAAGCCACCGGGTATGATGCCAACGGCAACATCACCAAACGGATCAAATCCAATGAGATCAGTGGCACCCACAGCCCCACCCGGCTGCACGTGGCGGTGGAACCGGACGCCTTCCCCACAGGGACCACCACCTTCCGGATCCGAGCCTATGTATTCGGGAAGAACGGCCAATACGACGGCACCTACCGCTTCGACGGCCTGCAGGTGGAAGAAGGCTTCTATGGTGCCTACAACCTGGTGGAAAACAGTGGCTTCGAACGGGACGACGATCCCAAGGACACCGTACCGGACCGCTGGTTTATGTCTCCCGAGACCGAAACCGCTGACGGAGTGACCACCGCCGAGCAGCACACGGGGAAAAGCTCCGGCAAATTGGTCGGGAAAACCAACCTGTGGAAATCCTACTATCAGGACTTGCCGGTGAGCGGAGCTGCTGGTGCGATCTTCACCGTTTCCGGATTCTCCAAAGTGAGCGGTCCGAAAAAAGACGGCGGCATCTACGGATACATCATCAAAACCTATCAGGGCAGCACGGAACAGGAGACCTTCACCTACCATTTCAACAAGAATAAATCCCATGATTGGGAGCACAAAGCCGCCCAAATCAAGGCGACCAAGCCTTTTGATCGAATTCGGGTGCATTTCGAGTACAGTCAACAGACGGGAACCGCCTGGTTTGACACCGCCAAGGTGATCCCGGGATCTATCACGACGACCCACGAGTACGACGCCAAGAGTAACTACGAGACCAAGACCGCCGATCCCCAGGGACGGGTCGTGGAATCCGGTTATGATGCCGTGGGCAACGTCACCAGCGAGAAAAAGGGAGCGGACACCACCACCTTCACCTATGACGGGTTGGACCGCCTCACCCATGTGACCGATGTCAAGCAGGGGGAAACCAGCTACCGGTATGACCCCAACGGCAACAAAACCCAGGTGACCAATGCCCGGGGAAAAACGACCACCTTTGAGTACAATGAGATGGACGAAGTGCGGAAAATCACCGATCCGCTGGGGCAATCCGTTCTTTTCTCTTACGATCTGAACGGAAACCAGACGAAAGTAACCCAACCCAACGGGGATACCGTGGAGACCGGTTACAATGCCGTGGACCGGGAAACCTCCGTTTCTCACAACGGGACGAAGAAGTACTCCTTTGAGTACGATGCCAACGGCAACGTGACCCAGGAGACCGATGAAGCCAAGAACGAGTCCACCACCTTCACTTACGATGATGACAACAAGCTGAAGACGGTGACCGAGCCGGGAAGCAACAAAACTGAATACACTCACGACAAGAACGGCAATGTCACCCAACAAAAACTGACCGCCGGCACCTCGACCGTGACTCAAGGCATGGGGTATAATGAAGTGGACCAACTCACTCAGGTGACTGAAAACGGTAAAAAACGTGCGATCTACACATACGATGAGAACGATCGCGTCACCAGCCGCAAAAACGAAGACGGCACCGTCAGCCTTTTCCACTACAACGGCGCCGGGGATCTCGTACACCAGGTGGTACTGGACAAGGACGGAAAAGAGCGGGAGAAGTACACCTACTCCTTTGACAGTAAAGGAAACATCACCCAGGTCAAGGATTCCAAGGGGACCACGTCCTATGTTTATGATCAGCTGGATCAGTTGATCAAGGAAACCCGGCCCGACGGCACCGTCACGGAATACACCTACGATGCCGCAGGGAACCGGCTGACGAAGAAAGTGACCAAGGGCGGCACCACGACCACCACGAACTACAGCTACGACGATGCCGACCAGCTGACCCAGGTGGACGGTCAGGCCCACACCTTTGACAAAAACGGTAACCTGACCCACGACGGCAAACGGACCTATGTCTATGATGCCGAAAACCGCCTGACCGCTGTCAAGGAAGGGGACAAGACCCTTGCCTCCTTCACCTACCGGGCCGACGGCATGCGCAAGACGATGACCACCTCGACGGGGACGATCACGTTCCATTATGATGAGAACAACAACGTCACCTATGAGACCGACCAGGACAACCAGATCGTGGCCCACTACACCTACGGGGCCAACAACGAACTGGTTGGCATGACCCGGGGCGGAAAAACATATTATTACCAGACCAACTACCGTGGGGATGTGACAGCCCTCACTGATTCCACCGGAGCGGTTGTGGCATCGTATGAGTACGATGCCTTCGGGAATCTGCTGAAGAAAACGGGAACGCTGGAGAATCCGTATCTGTATGCGGGGTACCGGTATGATGAGGGCACAGGGCTGTACTATCTGCAGAGCCGGTACTACAACCCGGAGATGGGAAGGTTTTTGACGAGGGATGCGTTTGAGGGATTTGAGGATGAGCAGCTTAGTTTGAACCAATATGCTTATACTCATAATAATCCGGTGGTGGGCGTAGACCCTGATGGATATTGGGTTATCCCTGTACTTCGCGAATTATTAAAACAGGGTGTAAAGCAAGGTGCAAAGAAAGGTGCAAAGAAAGCTGTAAAGAAAAGCACCAAAAATACAAAAAAGAAAAGCTCAACAAAAAAAAGAAGTTCTCGCCCACCAGCAAAAAGGTACTATTTTAAGTCTAAAAAAGCGGCATATGAAGCTGCAAAAAGGGCTGGAAAAGGTAAAAGGCCTATACATCATCCACATGATAAGCATGGACCACATTACCACCCCAATGTACCGGCACCTAAGCATTACACTCCGAAAAAACCAGATCCTCACGACCACTATTTTTATCCAAAAGGAAGAAGATAG
- a CDS encoding TIGR00730 family Rossman fold protein, with product MKNICVFCGSSPGSSPVYMEGAKQLGISLAEAGITLVYGGARVGLMGAVADTVLAHGGKVIGVIPKSLVDREIAHTGLTDLHIVSSMHERKALMSELADGFIALPGGSGTLEEFFEVFTWAQLGHHQKPCGLLNLNGYYTPLLQFIDHTIGEGFMKEDYRAMILSESGPEPLLQRFEQYQAPEIVKWVDHRPSTPSKES from the coding sequence GTGAAAAACATCTGTGTATTTTGCGGCTCCAGTCCCGGCTCCAGCCCCGTCTACATGGAAGGGGCCAAACAGCTGGGCATCTCCTTGGCGGAGGCGGGCATCACTCTGGTCTACGGCGGGGCCCGCGTCGGTCTGATGGGCGCCGTGGCCGATACGGTTTTGGCCCACGGGGGAAAGGTGATCGGCGTCATCCCCAAATCCCTGGTCGACCGGGAAATCGCCCACACCGGCTTGACCGACCTCCATATCGTCAGCTCCATGCATGAGCGAAAAGCCTTGATGTCGGAGCTGGCCGACGGATTTATCGCCCTGCCCGGCGGCAGCGGCACCCTGGAAGAGTTCTTCGAAGTCTTCACCTGGGCACAGCTCGGCCACCATCAAAAGCCTTGCGGTCTGCTCAATCTGAACGGCTATTACACACCCTTGCTCCAGTTCATCGACCACACCATCGGCGAAGGTTTTATGAAGGAGGATTACCGGGCCATGATCCTCTCCGAATCCGGGCCGGAACCATTGCTGCAACGGTTTGAACAGTATCAGGCACCTGAGATCGTCAAGTGGGTGGATCACCGACCCTCCACCCCGTCAAAAGAGAGCTGA
- a CDS encoding ArsR/SmtB family transcription factor → MASQPRSKEETCEIFSSDEEKVMHLKEKMKETDPVEPARLFKGLGDETRFRIAYALYLEAELCVCDVAGILGTSVATASHHLRLMKNLGLTRSRKEGKMVYYSLDDDHVRLLVKLAIEHAAEGLADPSGEGEKNCE, encoded by the coding sequence TTGGCATCCCAACCCCGATCCAAGGAGGAGACCTGTGAGATCTTCTCCAGTGATGAAGAAAAAGTGATGCATCTGAAGGAAAAGATGAAAGAGACAGATCCGGTGGAACCGGCCCGATTGTTCAAGGGACTCGGGGATGAGACCCGGTTTCGGATTGCCTATGCGCTGTACCTGGAGGCGGAACTCTGTGTTTGCGATGTGGCCGGCATCCTGGGCACATCAGTGGCGACGGCTTCTCACCATCTGCGGTTGATGAAGAATCTGGGTCTCACCCGGAGTCGCAAGGAAGGGAAAATGGTCTACTATTCGCTGGATGACGATCATGTCCGGTTGTTGGTGAAACTGGCCATCGAACACGCGGCGGAGGGTCTCGCCGACCCTTCCGGAGAGGGGGAGAAAAACTGTGAGTGA
- a CDS encoding heavy metal translocating P-type ATPase: MSEGEQAIHSEAEIVYRLTGLTCADCAAKFEREVKKTPGVVDARVNFGASKLTIRGEELSREQINRLGAFDGIRVEEDPVEDGQVIPWYRERQALLTGGSLLLILFALGAKGVGAPQSLVVGLFLSAVITGGWETAQKGLPGLFRLRFDMNALMTVAVAGAIGIGYWEEAAVVAFLFGVSETLQVYTSGKARSSLKSLLDLAPRKAAIRRQGEELILPVEEVEVGDILLVRPGEKLAMDGRVTVGMSSVNQAAITGESVPVFKETGDEVFAGSLNGDGFLEVEVTKRAEETTLSKIISMVEEAQEKRAPAQAFVDSFSKVYTPAILLLSLAILLIKPTWFGIPWTDALYDALALLIVACPCALVVSTPMAIVSAIGNAARNGVLIKGGIYLETVGSLNVIAFDKTGTLTRGEPVVKEVVTFNGADRHQVLAIAASMESMSEHPLARAVVRLAEAEGIVPAGAEEFQAHPGRGAEAVVDGRLHRIGSPRWMLPDDISGEIRERIEELEDRGYTVVCLGAEDRLLAVFALADEVRDTSREAVRELKQAGIHPVMLTGDNNRTARAIAAEVGVDEYRGELLPQDKLEAVQELKPSRGRIAMVGDGVNDAPAMAAADTGIAMGGAGTDTALETSDIVLMADDLAKLPFTVRLSRAALGIIRQNITFSLVTKFLAVYLVFPGWLTLWLAIFADMGATILVTLNSIRLLKVKP; encoded by the coding sequence GTGAGTGAGGGTGAGCAAGCGATCCATTCTGAAGCGGAGATTGTTTACCGGTTGACAGGGCTCACCTGTGCGGACTGCGCCGCCAAGTTTGAACGGGAGGTGAAAAAGACCCCGGGTGTCGTCGATGCACGGGTCAACTTCGGAGCCTCCAAACTGACCATCCGGGGTGAAGAGCTTTCCCGGGAGCAGATCAACCGGCTGGGTGCCTTTGACGGGATCCGGGTGGAGGAAGATCCCGTGGAAGATGGCCAGGTCATCCCGTGGTATCGGGAGCGGCAAGCCTTGCTCACGGGAGGATCGCTTCTGTTGATCCTGTTCGCCCTGGGTGCGAAGGGGGTGGGTGCCCCGCAATCCCTTGTCGTCGGATTGTTTTTGTCCGCGGTGATCACGGGGGGGTGGGAGACGGCCCAAAAAGGGTTGCCGGGCCTGTTTCGTCTCCGCTTTGATATGAACGCCCTGATGACGGTGGCTGTGGCCGGCGCCATCGGCATCGGCTATTGGGAAGAGGCGGCGGTGGTGGCCTTTCTGTTCGGGGTCAGTGAAACCCTGCAGGTCTACACCAGTGGCAAAGCCCGCAGTTCCCTGAAATCCCTCCTCGATCTGGCTCCCCGGAAAGCTGCGATCCGCCGTCAGGGTGAGGAGTTGATCCTGCCGGTGGAAGAGGTGGAGGTGGGGGATATCCTGCTGGTCCGCCCCGGTGAAAAGCTGGCCATGGACGGTCGGGTCACAGTCGGGATGAGCAGTGTCAACCAGGCGGCGATCACCGGAGAGTCGGTGCCGGTGTTCAAGGAAACCGGGGATGAGGTGTTTGCCGGTTCCCTCAACGGAGACGGCTTTCTGGAAGTGGAAGTGACGAAGCGGGCGGAGGAGACCACCCTGTCCAAAATCATTTCCATGGTGGAGGAAGCCCAGGAGAAACGGGCTCCCGCCCAAGCCTTTGTAGACAGCTTCTCCAAAGTCTACACGCCGGCGATTCTGCTCTTATCCCTCGCTATTCTCCTGATCAAACCGACGTGGTTCGGGATCCCATGGACTGACGCTCTGTACGACGCGCTGGCATTGCTGATCGTCGCCTGTCCCTGCGCATTGGTGGTCTCCACCCCGATGGCGATTGTCTCCGCCATCGGAAACGCTGCCCGAAACGGCGTCTTGATCAAGGGGGGAATCTATCTGGAGACCGTCGGCTCCCTGAATGTGATCGCCTTTGACAAGACGGGAACGCTGACCCGGGGGGAGCCGGTGGTCAAAGAAGTGGTCACCTTCAACGGGGCAGACCGGCACCAGGTGTTGGCCATCGCCGCCAGCATGGAATCGATGTCGGAACATCCCCTGGCCCGGGCCGTGGTCCGCCTGGCGGAAGCGGAAGGCATCGTCCCCGCCGGGGCGGAGGAGTTTCAAGCTCACCCGGGCCGGGGAGCGGAGGCTGTCGTCGACGGAAGGCTCCACCGGATCGGCAGTCCCCGCTGGATGTTGCCGGATGATATTTCCGGGGAAATCCGGGAGAGAATCGAGGAGTTGGAAGACCGGGGTTACACGGTGGTCTGTCTGGGGGCGGAGGATCGTCTCCTGGCGGTGTTCGCCTTGGCTGACGAAGTGCGCGACACCAGCCGGGAGGCAGTGCGGGAACTGAAACAGGCGGGGATCCATCCGGTGATGCTTACCGGTGATAACAACCGCACGGCCCGGGCCATCGCGGCGGAGGTCGGGGTGGATGAGTACCGGGGGGAGTTGTTGCCCCAGGACAAACTGGAGGCAGTTCAAGAGTTGAAACCATCCCGCGGCCGGATCGCCATGGTGGGTGACGGCGTCAATGACGCCCCGGCCATGGCCGCCGCCGACACCGGGATCGCCATGGGCGGAGCGGGAACGGATACCGCTCTGGAAACCTCGGATATTGTGCTGATGGCCGATGATCTCGCCAAACTCCCCTTCACCGTCCGGCTCAGCCGGGCGGCTCTGGGCATCATCCGGCAGAATATCACCTTTTCACTGGTCACCAAGTTCCTGGCCGTCTACCTGGTCTTCCCGGGCTGGCTCACCCTGTGGCTGGCCATCTTCGCCGACATGGGGGCCACGATCCTGGTCACGCTGAACAGCATCCGGCTCTTGAAAGTGAAACCTTGA
- a CDS encoding arylamine N-acetyltransferase family protein: MDVKGYLERIGAIRPGKPDFAGLEHLQRQHLFTVPFENLDILRKVPIQLDENRIYDKVVRRHRGGFCYELNGLFHRLLDQLGYRTRLVAGTVKKEDGGWALADSHATVLVELDGWWLVDVGFGDSARLPLPLTGEERTDVSGTYRVVPVSGREGEYDLQRKQGGSWATRLRFSTTPKELREFAPQCRFNQTSPDSPFTGKSIVTLPTEEGRITLSGNTLVVTKGETKQKEEIPSSSLPEVLRERFGIVLQ, from the coding sequence TTGGATGTCAAAGGTTACCTGGAAAGGATCGGGGCAATCCGGCCCGGGAAGCCGGATTTTGCCGGTCTTGAACACCTTCAGCGGCAGCATCTGTTCACTGTGCCCTTTGAGAATTTGGATATCCTGCGGAAGGTGCCGATTCAACTGGATGAAAACCGGATCTACGATAAAGTGGTCCGTCGGCACCGGGGCGGCTTTTGTTACGAATTGAACGGACTCTTTCATCGTTTGTTGGATCAATTGGGATACCGGACCCGCCTGGTGGCGGGAACCGTCAAGAAAGAGGACGGGGGTTGGGCCCTGGCCGACAGCCACGCCACCGTTCTCGTGGAGCTGGACGGGTGGTGGCTGGTGGATGTGGGCTTCGGGGATTCCGCCCGGCTTCCCCTTCCCTTGACGGGAGAGGAACGGACCGATGTGAGCGGGACATACCGGGTGGTTCCCGTGTCGGGGCGGGAGGGAGAGTATGATCTTCAGCGGAAGCAGGGTGGATCCTGGGCCACCCGTCTCCGCTTTTCAACCACACCCAAAGAGTTGCGGGAATTTGCTCCCCAGTGTCGTTTCAACCAGACTTCCCCCGATTCTCCCTTTACGGGAAAATCCATCGTCACCCTCCCCACAGAGGAGGGGCGGATCACTCTGTCGGGAAACACCCTGGTGGTGACGAAGGGAGAAACGAAGCAAAAAGAAGAGATCCCGTCTTCATCCCTGCCGGAGGTGCTTCGGGAGCGGTTTGGTATAGTCCTGCAATGA